TTTTCAACACTTTTGATACCCCACCAAACGCTTTATTTCCTGCATTTCCCCTTGTTTTCAGTGGGTAACGCAAAGACGAATCAGTAATTGATGACACGGGCCGTTCTAGCTGCCGACAATGTGAAAAAGCAAACATGCGTTCATAAAACGGAAGGAAATAAACACACGCTTCGCTAAGTGACAAGAAGACAACGGGAAACGTCCTTATAAGAGGAAACACGAAGGACTCTCTCCAGGAACACTACGACGGAGCAAACTCCACAGACAGTTGGTTTCACCTCGAACTCCGAAGCTGGGATCACTTTCTGTTGCCCATGTTGTCCCCTTCTGTTTTGTGACGTCTCCCTCGAAAGCATGCGACcacaaaaaacaaagacacgGACGCGTCCGAGTCCGAAGCGGCGAACTTCCGGTGTTTCCTCGCCGCCGGCAATGAAGCATCAGTCTTCGCCCgtcgaagggagagaggctggGTCAAGTTTAGAGAGCACCAATCTCCGTAAGCCACCTTTTGGGTCACCTAAAGGCGATAGGCTGTCGCCAGCGTTCCCTGGCGTCtcacacagaggagaagagggaaggagtcgagaagcagaaggttcttcgtctgtcctAATAGCTGAAGACGCGGCagcagaaggggagaaaggagaggaggaaatgGAAGACCAGCCAAGTGGCGCGATGTGTCATGATGGAGAAGTGAATgagcagatgcagagagacgaatgcGAGGCGAAAGatgaagcagagagcgaggagagaaggacatcACCGCTGTCCTTCTGTGAGCGTCTGACCTCGAGGttgcgagagaaagcagaaagggTCCTGTTcaaggcagacgaagagtgGGCGATGCAAGAAGAGACCTTCGAAGGCCGGGTCAAAATGCGGAGTCTCGCAGCGCGGGAGGAActgaaggaaagagaggcgactCTGAGAGCGCTACAGGAAGTCTTGAAAGAGAAACTCAACGAACAGATtcagtggagaaagaaacagctTCTGCGAGTTCGCGCCTTCCAGGAGCgcgtgagagaagaagtggcGCCTgtcgcagagaaaggcgacgagggagagacacctgAGTCAGCTCCGGAGTCTGGAGGTGtaaagaaaaaagacaagtcAGGGGGAACTCGGGACATGAGAGGGTCTCCCAAGACCTTGTCTTCTACCTCGTCCACTCACGGCGCAAAGGCGGTTTCTCGCGCTGCGAAAACAcccacgcatgcagctggaaACTCGAATTCCTCGCATGGAGGAAATGCCAGTTCGGCAGCGGCTTCACCCTGCGCcggcgcctcttcttcaaACGGGAAGAACGGACGATCTACGCTGCTCAAGGGACGACGAggtggggaagaagagaggcctTTCGCGTGTGTTGCtgcaaacacagaagaacctagagacaaagacgaagaacacCAACGTCTTGCTGAGGCAGCGACTGCAgacctcttctttttctccgatGACGAAGAAGGGCGAGAAGGGTGCACGAGCGGAGACTTCGAGACAGCCGGGAAAGTGGGGCAAGAAGCAAACGGAGAGGACAAAGAGGCCGGACGAGCTTCAGATCACGCAAGTGTCTCCAGGACAGaacaaaggaagaaagatgaCTTTTGGACGAAGGAGGCCCTCGATGAAAACCTAAAGAGCGCCCAACAACTCCTTCGGGAAATGCGAGTTGTGGTCACGCAGCTTGCTGCAGAGCTTGAGGCGATCGAGGCAAGCCAGACACGGAATTTCCAGACTgcaaaaaacggagacaaacACGAAAATCCCATGGGCGAAAAGAGACCTCTCAGAGGAGACCGAGGACCGGGACTCTGCGAATCAAACCACAGGGACATTGAAGCAGTCCatagagagaggaagaaaaacataTTCAAAGGGAAATTAATCGAACAAAAACACAGAGTAGAAGAAGCCGACGTGGAGAGGGCGAATGATGAAGAGAGTGGCACTAAGAAACGCACAAAGTTAGAGGGGAAGCGAACAGAAGTTCGATGGCAAACTGGAAGGAGACGTCAACCAAGAAAAGGgatcgaagaaaaaggaaacactTCAGATGAGGACATCCAAAGGAACAGGCCGCAAAGCACATCAAGTGTTTTCCAATTGttcgcttctttgtcttctgttttcttgctTTTCGCATCACACTTCACCTCTCTAGGCGCCAAGTACGGTCAGCAGGTGATTGCTGTCGCTACCCTTGACAAATGCTTACAAATTCTTACAAACACTGCGCACACAAAGCTCAACGTATTATCTCCGTTAGGCTAATACG
This Toxoplasma gondii ME49 chromosome VIII, whole genome shotgun sequence DNA region includes the following protein-coding sequences:
- a CDS encoding hypothetical protein (encoded by transcript TGME49_272590); amino-acid sequence: MRPQKTKTRTRPSPKRRTSGVSSPPAMKHQSSPVEGREAGSSLESTNLRKPPFGSPKGDRLSPAFPGVSHRGEEGRSREAEGSSSVLIAEDAAAEGEKGEEEMEDQPSGAMCHDGEVNEQMQRDECEAKDEAESEERRTSPLSFCERLTSRLREKAERVLFKADEEWAMQEETFEGRVKMRSLAAREELKEREATLRALQEVLKEKLNEQIQWRKKQLLRVRAFQERVREEVAPVAEKGDEGETPESAPESGGVKKKDKSGGTRDMRGSPKTLSSTSSTHGAKAVSRAAKTPTHAAGNSNSSHGGNASSAAASPCAGASSSNGKNGRSTLLKGRRGGEEERPFACVAANTEEPRDKDEEHQRLAEAATADLFFFSDDEEGREGCTSGDFETAGKVGQEANGEDKEAGRASDHASVSRTEQRKKDDFWTKEALDENLKSAQQLLREMRVVVTQLAAELEAIEASQTRNFQTAKNGDKHENPMGEKRPLRGDRGPGLCESNHRDIEAVHRERKKNIFKGKLIEQKHRVEEADVERANDEESGTKKRTNHHTAIREAVMTLRKDDDFTAPPERQSMEKQMQEKEKSLSVKRHDVIHEALDCQPASVTPEKVTRWLGRLDCIRQAGEAWMRNLSGDFIDLKEIQRRRCEELIHKCAERVAHFNARILWGACETASEVAAQLLEPLQHKHLEELQTDLNALASRMEKRQQEEHRVCLRLLTFLSQVASFLASFRDSHQVLNSSHRRVAMDASKEFVNANRRQASVILALREEMKTAATLADLDALKNKAEEELKTLEGLVRAGVKRIGSLGQSFLPQTQERRRTELAKLLDLWSLAPVSEEQQKKHLALVEEREKKEASHGSEASFELLADSQEAVGPSSAEIGKQESIRSAQERETEASSSPASPARGSLARQRPLSNTAAKALRGGEKKAESANGRKLNVSATHAGSDRRSGASSLSREMESAGGGKGGVHGGSNGDREEGKKRDKVGKREVYEDEIDLDKNIW